The Ahaetulla prasina isolate Xishuangbanna chromosome 7, ASM2864084v1, whole genome shotgun sequence genome segment AACAGCAACGTGATTGTGTATTTTTCCCTTCACCTGCCTGTTTTCCCCAATTGTGTAAGGTTCACTCAAGGAAAATTCTTTTGGAATGACAACTCTCAAAGGCAGAGTGGCTCCGCTGGATGGGAACTACAGCCTAAATGTAGTTGAAAGAATCTATTGATTCTCTCCGTTGGAATGGCTGCCTTATGTATTTTCTTTCTCTAGGTGATGCGCCAGTTTGTAAGACATGAATCTGAGGTCTCAACAACCCTAGAAAGATGTAAGTAGCTTCTTAAGGGACAAAAAATGGGGGCCTGGCTTCTTAGGGTCATGTGGtcgcaaccagtggtgggttgctctcagttctgtccagttcttgagaaccggaagtaaaagcagcgggaggctccgctcacccatgCAGATCGTCATATATGATGATCTATGTATGTGCAGAAgtgtgagcgaagcaagcacgcgcggtcccattgcaaaccggtaaatagaacccacccctggttgcaaCACATCTTTTATGCATTCTTCTTTACCATGTTGATGTTTTGTTTAGCTTTAAATCGTATCCAACTGCTTGGTCGAGTAGGACAGGATCCGGTCATGAgacaaatggaaggaaaaaaCCCTGTCACAATTTTCAGCCTAGCCACCAATGAGATGTGGCGATCGGGAGACAGTGAGGTGGTTCTAGGAGGTAAGTGTGTGTATCTATAGCTTGTTGACCATTTCAGCATTAAATTGAATTATGTATGGGCTCAGTCTCCTTTGAGCctgtattgtaggaagttagcacccagccctctcctagaagaatgaaatattttgggaagtcctaaaaaggcagaaaattatatttccctaaatgagaaatggagaaacaagtttttttaaagacagaaagcagactcaatctccttgcccccagcagatactgagaccagcttttagaaatgcagatttggtaatccattcaagacatgatattttgaaacaaaggcagaatgataGGATTAACCCAacacaggacaaagccattaagccacaataagaTTATTGCATCACCCACAGagcagctcagacaaacacctagaatTTGTAGTTTGCCTATGGAGCCAGCTATggcccctacatggccccatgggaggcTGACAACAGCCAGTGGAatatatgttcttgcacaggaacctcaagtgcaaagcccaaaagaaggtataaaaggccaccaccaccaccccgccctcaactccattttgatcagctgcaccagaaccgcaaaggaaaataagaaaaatatattcttttcttcCACTAGGGATGTTTTGCCATTTTGGAAAGCTCTCCAAATGGGATTTCTCCTAGATTCTTGGgctcaaaatgaaataaaatcgcAAAGCCCTCAATTCTTAGCTTTTAACGTTCATTTTTAATACCTTCTCTTCTTACCATCATCTGCTAATGGTTTTCAAAGTCTTGGAGTCTTGTCCTAACAACCAACTGATACAGATGCCACTGTTTGATATTGTAGTGGTGCCACTGGTTGTACAAGACCAAATGTGTGCCATCCTTGAAGGTGGGTCAGATTACAAGGGAGGCTTAAGAGCCTGAAATCTGAATCACCATGCCACCAAATCTCTGATACTCTGGAGCTGCAAATGGGGGTCTAGGTTGCCCGTCGCTGCTATAGCCAACATTCAGGATATATGCAGGATCTCTGGTTGTTGCTAAAAATCCTTTCTATGTTTTATATGACCTAGATGATGTTACGCAGAAGACTACATGGCACAGAGTCTCCGTGTTCAGGCCAGGGCTGAGAGACTTAGCTTATCGTTTTGTGAAGAAGGGGTAAGTTGAACTGAGATGCAGATGTTGGGTGAACTTTTTCCAACATGCTTCATTCTAATAAGAGCTTATTTCTAGCATTCCAGGTTCATAAAACATGTCTTGCCTAATGCTGCCTGGCAGGAGCTGGCCTTTCTTGAAACTCTCATCATCTTCCCAATGATAGACTCAAAGGGTGgctatatcttatttattttgggTGTGCTGTTTTCTATGGTACCCTGGTCCTTGTTACTGCTTTGTGTGCTGGAGCCAGTTATCTGGGCAAAAGCGAACAGCTTATGAGAGATGCGTTTTCTTTTagcttagctggctggggaattctgggaattgaagtccacccatcttaaagttgccaagattgagaaacaatgCCTTAGAGCGGGGGCCtctgaccttggcaacttttaagacttgtggatttcaactcccagaattcctcagccagcaaagctgggagttgaagtccacaagtcttaaagttgccaaggttggagacccctgccttagagctaaaaaaataaaattcttattGGAGCTGGTGGTAAGTGGAAAAATTAGGCTACAGCTCTctaccatttcattttttaaaaaaaatgcccctGGAGAAAAAGTTAGGAAATTAAGTGAATGCATGTTTGTTGTTGGCCCAATAGGATTATTTTGGCAGTCCCTTGTGCCAAACACAGCCTTggcaataataattaaaatagtctTTGATCTTCTTTAATTCACATAATTAATACATAAGCAGCGGGCACTGATGGCAGCAGTTAAATACTCATTTGATTACAAGGAAGTAATTTTCCAATTAAAGAGGAAGGCAAAGGTTTTACAAGATTTGAAACTTACTTAGTTCAGCAAGAGACTTTAAAGCAAATATCCCCAAATTTAGAGAACATATTTCAAAATACACTCAGCAGCTGTCCTTGAAGAAAAATCGCTTATTCTTTTAATAGGAGTAGTTGAAAATACAAGCTATGCATAGTTGTGCTGCCCATTTTATAAAAATGCCCAGCTACATTTTGTTTctctaattaattaaatttctaagtCATTTAAATTTCTGTTAAGTACCATTGCTGGTAGTCATCCGGTATAATTCAACTTCTTTGAATTAGccaaattttgttttattgtatgtAAAACCTGTCTTATCCAGttgctttttttattgtttatgttcttttattttgtaaattttaatgTTTACCTTCAAGTAGAATTCTGGTCCTTAactatagtagaatagaatagaatagaatttttattggccaagtgtgattggacacacaaggaatttgtcttggtgcatatgctctcagtgtacataaaagaaaagatacattcatcaaggtacaacatttacaacacagttgatggtcaatatatcaatataaatcataaggattgccagcaacaagttacagtcataagtggaaggagatgggtgatgggaactatgagaagattaatagtagtgcagattcagtaaatagtttgacaatgttgatggaattatttgtttagcagagtgatggccttcgggaaaaaactgttcttgtgtctagttgttctggtgtgcagtgctctatagcgtcgttttgagggtaggagttgaaacagtttatgtccaggatgtgaggggtctgtaaatattttcacggccctctaaaGGGCTGggagccagtttggcctagtaattaaggcatcaggctagatccgtgatggggaacctatgcaAGGGTGCCAGAGGTCGCACGCAGAGTCCTCTctgggcacacgtgccattgccagctgctcctcTGGGTTCCAGTGCAGGTACCAGAGCACcgggaaatggcctgaaaaacggccaaaacccaggccattttctgggcagTTTTTTGGGGCATTTTCTGGGGCATTTTTCAGGCTAAAAACAGCCTGAATATAGCcccgaaaacggcctgaaaaacaggCAGAAAACACATGCGCGCGTCAGCCAACTGGTcattgggtttccagtgctccggaaCATGCATGCCGCATGCATGCACATTCTGGTTTTGCCACTCAGTAcccaaaaggttcgccatcacggggctagacagtgggaggctgtgagttcaagttcCACCTTAGCCTCGAAAGACAGTTGGGTGACCTTCGGCTAGTCGCTCTCAACCCAATGCAcctcacattattttttttaatgaggaaAATAGGATGAAGGGGTATTGTGTGTCCTTgagcttatttgtaaaaataataaaaagcagaatatgaataaatgtagaaaaaatacagaaaaaagaatATTGCAATTAACATGCTGTTATTTGTATGTTTGGTTCTTGACAGTGCTCGGCTCTACGTGGAAGGAAAGATAGATTATGGCGAATATGTAGATAAAAACAATGTGAGGCGGCAAGCCACAACTGTGATTGcaggtaaaaagttttgaaatgcAAGTGGTAAAAGTTGCAGATGGATGTTGCTGCATAGACTCCTGCATGGCTCTTAAATTTATAGAGGATTAGGCCATACTTGAATTCCTGTGTCTTCCACTAGGTGTCTCTCTTGGatgctcttctttaaaaaatctgcaGGAGCACCAAGTTCTTAATGCAAGTATTGAGTCTTAAATTACAGCCCTCATCCTCCCCTACCTGGGTTGGAGACTATGGGGGTGGAAGTCAAACGTGTCTGATAAATACAAGACAGGCAAGATTGTCTGTCTGAGAACTGACAGCCTTGTCACTTTCTATCTTGCAAAGAATGAACGTTTTGTCTTTGCTTTGTAAGGGAAAGTAAGCTGTGGCTGAAAGTTCAGATACAGGCGTGTCACAGGAAATACTTGAATGTCTGCTTGGGCCATTGATTCGTCTTCCTGCATTTTCTCTCTGCTGGGCTTAGTGAGAGACTTTAAAagcaggaggggaaggaaggcaaggtttaaaaagaaatgtattgCACATTTTTACAAagttaaaagctaaaaaaatgtttaagaaatagtaaaaggaaaagaatctgagaggaaaatagaaaagtagaagaaaaagtgaatcaagaaaaacattttaaaaagtgacatcCAACCTTCTTTGTAGCAATTACAAAGTTAACTCTATTTCCACCCTACCAAATTATGTAACGTAATTCCCTTCTTCCCATATAGAACCttttttaatcaataaatccAGAAATCAGCAGTTAATTTTTATCCGTTCTCAGTgaaaagtccattaagggtttCAGGTCCTTTGTAAAAGTCATTGTTATTCTTTCCTTTACCAAACAAATCAattttagccatttctataagcCATTTTCAGTCGACTCCTCCCATGAAAGTATGTCTCTTCAAGTCCAAAAATGACAGAATGGTGATGCTCTTTTATGGACCATCTTTTCCTAATGTTGTAATGTTGTCTTCGGGTCTTCTGGCTCTTTGACAAATGGGGGGAATTAAGAGTAAAGAAAAGCATTGTATTGTTGTTCTAGAGCCTGTAGTTTGTAGCAATATTAACATGGAGTTTTGGAAACTCTGGGTTAGACTGAGTAAACATTCTGGAAGAGGGAAATGACAAATATTTCCACACTGTTGTCCAGACACCACATTTAGAAGTGAGTTTGACTTGAAGAAGACTATTACATTTCTatttttggcagtggtttgctctctAAGCTTGCCAGGTTTCATTACCATGCTAGTGGTACCATCAAGTGGAACTTTAGTAGAAATGTATTGTTGTTTGGCATTATTTTTAATGCTGAGGAGCTGGTCAGATCCATTGTTGATTGGTCATTCGAATGGTCCAGTTTCTTACATGTTCATATACTTGTTAATCACCCCTTTTGTAGAATACCAGACTTCAGTAAATTCATGCGTGTGGCGAGTGTTGGCATGGCCGATGACCACACTAGCACACAAGACATATAAGCTAAAGAGGAATAGAACAAGATATTTCTAGTAAAgtcccactgatgatgttacctagcctggtaacaagaTGTTCTGAAACTGAATGGCAAGCCCGGAGAGCAAACCGCTGCCAAAACCTAAAACCCACAGCTACAAGTGTTTTCTGTTacgtctctattttttttaaagaggataAGATGGCGTGCATCTTTCTCCCTTTAACAAAATCCTCCATAGCTACCTTTAAGTCTCTGTTCAAAGACTGATGGGCAAGAGAAGAGAAGGTCCCCATGAGCTTAACAGTGGAGTAGGCTCATGAAGTTGGGACATCTAATCCCATAATTAATCATTATTTCACTGGCTcttagcagggctgtcaaactgctggcccatgggccagatgtgtcacgtgctggccacgcccacgcccggtttagcgaagggggggaactcccaatatgtcacatgatgctgccgtgacgtgagtttgacacccctggcttatagtAACTAGCCTGCTAGATACCTCTAAGCAGGGAGTGTTCCTCACCGCAAAATAAAATGCAACGGCTGCCAGAAGATAGTTTCAGTTGTGGATTTGATAATAATAATGTAGCTCCACGGGACTTATGAATTGAGGAATGTT includes the following:
- the SSBP1 gene encoding single-stranded DNA-binding protein, mitochondrial codes for the protein MFQRSLFQVMRQFVRHESEVSTTLERSLNRIQLLGRVGQDPVMRQMEGKNPVTIFSLATNEMWRSGDSEVVLGDDVTQKTTWHRVSVFRPGLRDLAYRFVKKGARLYVEGKIDYGEYVDKNNVRRQATTVIADNIIFLTDAKDVFPEAT